GATTTCCGCCAGGTGCCAATCCGCGCTGCCGACGGAGCCGAGTTACTTTTAGGGGAAGTTGCGACCATTAACGACGGATTCGAAGAAGGGGAAAAACGGGTCACGTTCAACGGCAAACCGGCATTGTTCGTTGAGGTGCTGCGGACCGGGAAAGGGAGTGCGATCCAAATCTCCGATCAGGTCCGTGAATACGTGCGCAACTCGGGCAGTCGCTTTCCTGATGGAATCAGTCTGTTTGTCTGGGACGACGAATCGATCGCCATCCGTGGCCGCCTGAGCACGCTGGTGCGGTCGTTGTTACAAGGCGGCATTCTCGTGATGATTTTCTTGGGACTTTTTTTGAGGCCAGCATTGGCGTTCTGGATTGTGATCGGTATCCCCGTAGGTTTCGCTGGCGGCTTGATTCTGATGCCTTGGTTTGGGATTACGGCCAACCTGATGAGTCTCTTTGGCTTCATTATTGTCGTGGGAATCGTTGTCGACGACGCAATCGTCACCGGAGAAAACATCTATCAAAAGATCAAAGATGGCGTCCCACCGATGGAAGCCTCGATCGAGGGAACAGTCGAAGTGGCGACACCCGTGACCTTCGGTGCGTTGACAACGATCGTCGCTTTCATTCCCTTGTTGTTTTTTGATGGCATGTGGGGCGATTACGCCAGACAAGTCCCTCCCATTGTTGGGCCCGTCCTGCTATTCTCGTTGATTGAGTCGAAACTGATACTCCCTTCGCACTTGAAGCATCTGCGACGCGAGCCCCGACGGAACTTCTTTGCACGACTCCAAGCGTCGATCGCTGGCGGCCTGGAAACCTTTATTCAACGTGTTTATCAGCCGACTCTGGATTTCGCGGTTCATCATCGCGCCTCGGTAACCGCTGCCTTCGTTAGCGCTGGTTTGTTGATGGCGGGCTATTGCATGAGTGGGCGGATGAAATTTGTGGCGTTTCCGCAGGTGGATACACAACGAATCTCGTGTGATTTGGATATGCCCAACGACACTCCCTTGGAGACGACGCAGCGCTACATGGATCGGATTGAAGCGGCCGTGCACCAACTCAAAGAGGAATACGTCGATCCGGGGAACGGCGAGCCGATCGTGCAGAACATTTCCAAGCTCGTCGGCGCGGCCAGGCTGCATCGAGACTACGATAAATCGCGCGGTGCGATCCGCTTCGAGGTTCTCCAGCCTTCACTGCGGACAGCACCCGGCCCGAAAAACAGTGAATTGGTAACCCGTTGGTCAGAGCTGGTGGGTCCGATCCCCGAAGCATCGGAATTCAGGATTCGGGCAGACTCGGGCATCCGTCACGACCGCGATTACGACAGCGAGAACCTCAACCTCGAACTGCGCGGACCTTCTTCCCCGGAGAAAGCCGAAGTCGCACGGGCGATGCGTAAGATTCTGCAGGAATACGATGCCTTCGCCAGGACTTGGGCCAATGTGAATTACGGGCAGGATGAATTGGAACTGACACTCAAGCCCCAGGCCGCTGAGTTAGGTTTGACGCAACAACTGCTAGCTCAACAGATTCGCCAAGCGTTCTTCGGCGAGGAAGCCCAGCGGTTGCAGCGCGGTGTCGATGACATCCGTGTCATGGTGCGGCTGCCTCGCGAGTATCGGGATTCTCTCCATACGCTTGATCGATTGCGTATCCGCACGCCTCGAGGTGCCGATGTTCCCTTGTCGACGGTGGCCTCGATCGCCTTCAAGAAAGCTCCCTCCCACGTGCAACGCAAGGATGGCGACGAGATCCTGAGAGTAGGTGGACAACCACGAGACGAAACCGTGGACGTGTTGGGGATCGCTGAGGAAATCGGTCCACGATTTGACGCACTCTGCGCGCCCCACAATCTTACCTATCGGTACATTGGCTATGTCGCGGAAGCGGAAGAAGCGCGGAAGAATACCATCGTCGGATCGTCTCTTCTGGCGTTCGTGCTTTATGGCCTCCTGGCAATCGCGCTCAAGTCGATGGGGCAACCTTTCTTTGTCATGTTGGCGGTCCCTTTTGCCATCATTGGAGCCCTGCTGGGGCATATCATTCTTGATATCACCCCCTCCTACTTATCGATCTTCGGCATGCTGGCATTGGCAGGTGTCTCCGTGAATGACACTCTGGTGATGGTCGATTACGTGAACCGACGGAAACGCGAAGGGGCGACACTTCGCCAAGCCGCGCTTGAAGCTGGGGGGCGTCGTTTTCGCCCAATCATGCTGACCTCGATCACGACGTTCGTCGGCCTGATGCCACTATTAATGGATAACTCCCTGCAGGCACAGTTCTTGATTCCTATGGCGGTTTCACTTTCTTTCGGCGTGATGTTCGCCACCATCGTGACACTGTTCCTAATCCCCTGCTCGCTCCTGCTCGCCGACGATTGTCGTCGTCTACTCACCAAGGCAGGTAACTGGTACCTTCGACCTTTCCACAGCACTTCGACTCGAGCGACCGCTGAAATCCGCGCGTGAACGGCACCGTCGCGACGAGCTTTTACCTTGCTGAATAAAGCACTTGCGGTGGTTCCAGAGCAGTCCGTAGTTGCTGGCCATTGACTGCTGCTAGGATCATGACTGCGTTCAACCTGAGAGCAACCGCGCTCAAGGTGAGCGATCCTGATTCGGTGGCCCCATGGAGATTGAAACGGGCCTCAAGGTGCCTCCGAACCCCACAGAACAGGTGGCGGTCGGTGTCACCTCTGCAGTTCTGCACTGGTAGCTTCCGAAGGTCGGGTGATGCAACCGCCAGTAGGAAGAAATCCAAAAAATTTGCGTCGGTCTTCGAATTCAACTTGAAGTGGCTGACATCCAGCGAGATCCGCTAGCCACCTAACGATAGCCTGGCATTCGGTAGATTGCTAAGTCATCAGATTTCCCAACGACGCTGAACCTCAGTTTCGCGGCCATCGGGATGTGATCGAACTGACACCCCTTGATTGCGCCTCTAGCTGCAATATCCCGTCTCCTGGCGCGGTGCTCTACGGTTCGCTATCCAGCTTCAAAGAAATCATCCTCCGCTATGTAAGCTAGAATCTCTAGAAAGGTTTAGACTAAGGGGCCAGGGTTTGAAGTGTGCCGGAGAAATGATGAGAACTATCACTCCCGCTCTTGATGTGCATTCAGGCCGCGATCAGCGTCGATTTTTGGGCCGCTTGCCTAGCTCGCCGTCGAGATCGAAGTTTGCCTCGTTCTTTCCGTCCGTCGACACTTCAAAGGTCAGAGGTGTTTTTTGATAGTTCGTATAGGGCCGAGGAATCGTTTCAGGGGAGTCGACGATTTCGATGTCTCGGTTTTCAGGGTCCAGGTGAGTTTTGCGAGTACTGATCACGATGCGATGATTGCCAACAACGGCACCTTCGCGAGGATCTGTTGCCACCGAACTTAGCTGAAAGTTCCCCTGTTCGTCCGTTTCGCCATTGGAGTAGGGTCCGGCCTCACGACTGTCACCACTCGCTTGTGGCATGAAAACGACACGTGCCCCGCTTACGGGCTGGCCATCGAGCTTCACAGAGCCGGTAACTGGTGCGTACTCAAACTTGGAGTCACTGCAGCCTAGGAACATTGCAAGCACGAGCAGGCTGAGAATAGATCTGGTGACAGTGGGTGCTTTTCGAATCGGTTTCTCGAATTGATTCGCGGCGTGCACAAGCGACCTCGTTTCAGGCTTTGGAGAACGGAGCAAATATTCAATTCTAAAGTCTGTCAACTAACACGAAAGACTAGAGATCGCTAAGGTTGACAAGTTCCTCGCCCGCAATCGTTGCCAAGGCTTCGTAAACGGCACCATCGAGCGACCATGAGATGAATGTCACCGAACCGTCGATCTTCGCCCAGTTTCCTCCGTTACCAGCATGGGTTGAGCCGAACGCCCGATTGCAGGACCAAAGTGGTGCCGTCGTCATATTAGCAAGGCAAAGTTCAACGTCCGCGCTGCGTAGTAGCGGATCGGCGAAGGCTTCGGCTTTATTGCTCCACCGCTGGGTTACTGCCCAGTAGGCAGGGAACGCAGGTTCAGAACGACCTAGCCAATGGTACTCGCCCATGAGCAGCGTGTTGCTGGTACCGTCAACCACATTCTTGAGCCTCTCCGCGGGCATGCCCGGTTGCCCCATGGAGTAAAGCAAGCCTCGTCTTGAAAAGTTCAAATCCTGGAGAACCTGATCCACAGGTGGATTGCTGTTGGGGCCCATCGGGCTCGTCCAGTTTACCCATCCGCCTCCGACAGCATTTTCGGTGATCACTCCAGCCATAGCTTTGTAAGAACTAGCAGCAAGGGCACCACCCCATTCGTTGGCAAAAGCATCTGACGGACAGAGCATCTGCTCCAGCCTTGTGTCGCGGACTTTCTGGTTGATCTTGCCGTTACCATTGGGGTCCCCGACTTCAAAATTGGTTTCCTCATGATCGTACAGGTCGTAGAGAGACTGCTGTTCGAGGTAGGGAAGAATCTCAACGCCCCAGTTGGTGCCATTGCAGTCAAAACTTTTGCACTCAAATGGTATGTCGTTTGCGTTCGTGAAGCCGTACCTACCGTAAGCGACCCCTCCGGGTGGAAACTCTCTCTTAGCAGATTCGTGATTCATGATCGCCAAGGCAAGTTGCTTCAACTGGTTCGTGCACTGGATGCGACGGGCAGCTTCGCGTGCGGACTGCACTGCCGGCAAGAGCAATCCCACGAGAACACCAATAATGGCGATCACCACGAGAAGCTCGACGAGAGTGAACGCGGCCTTGTTTCGGATTGTTTGGCTTGGGCGACGCTGATCCATTATCGAATCCTGAGTACGGGGAGTTAAGAACCGTATGCATCACTTGCAACTCTGTTGCTGATGATCGATTCTAAGTCTTCTATCTTGTTCGCATTGACTCAACTCGGCTTAGCACGGCCCCAGGCACTTCCTCGCAGGCGGACACCAAAACAGCGAAGGAAGCACCTGGAAGTGTGTTTGCGTGCTTATGTCTTCTGCTTAAGAGCTCCGCTTTCTTACGCAGGTTGCCGTCAGCAGACTGCCAAACAGAAGTACAACCGCACTTGGTTCGGGCACACTAGCCACGGCGGGTGCTTGAGCCGTTACCACAGTCATCTCAAGTGAACCTGCCCCGTAGTTGTCGGTGAAGTCGCTGAGGTCACCTACATTCGTATCACGCTGGTAGGCCAGAAAGTCTGCACCGTCAATGTCGTCATCGTTGTCGAAGTCACCGGGGCCTCCGGGGAGCAGAACTACATTGATATCGACTGCTCCGTTGACGCCATTGCCAATGATCTTATTCGCGTCGACGTAATTTTGGATGACCGCTTCAAAGTTACCAGGCAGCGTTAGCTCGCCAGTTCCTTGAATATCTATCACCGAGCCGTCCTGAATGGAGCCGAGGCGAGGTGATCCACTGACTTCGCCTGCATCAATGTTGTTAAGATTAAGTGATCCACCACTAAGAATATTGACGGTCGCCGTTCCCAGTGAGGGATCCACAGCGTTCAGAGTACCGAGACCAAGGATACCGCCGGTCTGATTGAGCGTACCGCTGATATTAATTTCACCTTGCTGGAAAACACCCCACCAGAGGTGACTGGCCACATTGACCGTGCCACCAGTGTTAATGTTGAGCAGGCCTAAGGAGTTCGTTCCTACAAGATCTCTCGCGACCCATAAAATCCTGCCGACGTTCACTTCGCCGCCATCGTTGACATTCATCGTGGCAACAACATCAAAGCCATTGTTGCCAACATGAATGTCTTCGGTGGCTGTTAGAACGCCTCCATTATTGACATCGACAATACCAGACTCGTCGACGCCAATACGCAAGCGGAGAACATCTGGAACATCGGAGTCGACGGTCACTGTGTTGTTGCCGAAGTTCACCCGAGTTTCGTCACCAGGACCAGGGAGCGAGCCCGGCGGGTTGCCCGGGCCGTTGTTTGGGTTTAGTCCCCAGCCGGGACTGGTTCCGTCGGTGACGTCTGTCCAATTCCCATCAAGGCGAAATCGATAAACGTCTTGGGCATTCGAAGTCTCAGTCACCGTGAAGGTCGCCACGATGAATGCAGTAACGAGGCTCAATTTGAACGTGCGTGCTAACATTTCTACTCTCCCTCTCAGATCAAATATGCGGAACGCTTGGGGTTGTTGATTTCCAGAACTGTGATCTTTCACGGTTTTGGATTCTCACTGGCTTGAATCTGGCTCGTGTCGAGTAGACAAGTTGCCACGCCGAACGGTCGAGTCCGACGTGGCAGCTGTCATAGGTCGCCAGGCTAAGCTGCCCCAATAGCCGGGCATTACTCCCATCTTGCTTGAACGGTTTGAGCTCGCTTTGGAAAAGTCATTGTCGAGCGAGCGCGACGTGATCAGTCATGTCAATAATCCAGAATATACCAAATATGGTCTATTCGTCAAGCATTCTCCAATTCAATTCCTGCATTTATTTGAAATCCCTTGTTTCAAGCCATTTTTTAACACTGCTCGCATTGCCTTGCTAACCAGATGTTCGCCCTCTATGATGGTCAGTGTACCAAATTTGGTACATTTTGAGGCCGTCAAATAGTTCTCCTCTGGGTGATACTCAAATGATTACCGCCGCTGTTCCGAAGCTCTTTTTTTTGTTGAGTCTCTATCTGGCGCTCGTGACCACGGCCTTTGGGGACGTCCCCATGCCGAATGTCGCTAGGCCGAATATTGTGCTGATCCTCGTTGACGACATGGGGTACGGCGATCCTGCCTGCTTCAACTCAGAATCCAAAATACCGACACCAAATATTGATACGATCGCGCAGGCAGGCATGCGATTCACCGATGCGCACGCTCCTGGCCCGCTTTGTCACATGTCACGGTATGGGCTGCTAACGGGACGCTATCCGTTCCGGACTGATGTCACCATTTGGCCGAAGAAACCGTTGGTCGCCCCCGGCCAAACGACACTCGCATCACTAGCTAAACAAGAAGGCTACGCGACAGCAATGGTTGGGAAGTGGCATTTGGGCTTTGACGAGCAGGGATACGATCGGCCACTGCGCGGCGGACCCGTCGATTGCGGGTTCGATCGCTTTTTCGGAATACGTGCGTCCACAGACATCCCGCCTTACTTTTACATTCGCGACGATCAGGCCGTTTCGCCACCCACTGAATACATCGCTGCAAGCAACAGCGAGGACTGGTCGCCTATTCAAGGGAAGTTTTGGCGGGCCGGTGGGATTGCTCCTGACTTGCAGTTAGAGGATGTATTACCTCGTTTTACTGACGAAGCAATTGCTGCCATTAAAGGGCATCAAGAGAGAAGTACCTCCGTCGATCAACCGTTGTTGCTTTATCTCGCCTACCCTGCACCTCATACGCCGTGGCTTCCGGATGAAGAGTTCTTGGGAAAGAGCGGGGCTGGAACCTACGGCGATTTCGTCGCGATGGTCGATGCTGAGATCGGTCGAGTGCTGAAAGCTCTCGACGAAGCAAACATGGCCGAAGATACGTTGCTGGTCTTCACCTCCGACAATGGGCCGGCGTGGCGAGCAAAGGATGTCGCCCGTTTCGGGCACGAGTCCGCCGGCAAGTTTCGTGGCATGAAGGGTGATGCGTGGGAGGGTGGGCATCGTATGCCAATGATTGTGCGGTGGCCGGGTCGCATTGAGCCAAACACAACTAGCGACCAACTCGTGTGCTTCACCGATTTTCTTGCGACCTTTGCTGACGTGATGGGAACGCAATTGCCTGTCCGAGCGGGTCCGGACAGCGTCAGTTTCCTTCCTGCACTGTTGGGTCGCTCTGGAGACCACAATGCTATGCGGCAGCAACTGGTGATACAGGCTGGCAGCTTGCCGTCGATGATGACGATTCGGCACGGAGCTTGGAAACTAATCACGCAACTTGGCTCGGGCGGATTCACCAAGCCAAAGTACATTTCTCCTCAGCCAGATGGTCCGAATGGTCAGCTATACAATCTTGAGGTTGATCCTGGTGAGGCCGACAATCTCTACCAAGCTCATCCAGAAAAAGTTGCCCAGCTAGCGAGCCAGTTGGAAGAAGCTGTCGACAAGGAAGCGTCTGGGACTCAGAGAGCTATCGAAGGAGACGTCGTCGACAGTAGCACACTGACAGGTAAAGTCATCTGTGGCTACCAAGGTTGGTTCAACTGCGAAGGGGACGGGGCCGATTTGGGTTGGTTTCACTGGGCTCGAGGCGAAGAGTTGACCCCGGAAACCGTAAAGGTCGATTTGTGGCCAGACGTTTCCGAGTTTGATGCCGACGAATTGTTTGCTACCGGGTTCAAACATGCTGATGGTAGTAGCGCTAAGGTTTTTAGCAGTAGAAATCAGAAGTCCGTCGCTAGACACTTTCGATGGATGCAGCAGTATGGAATCGACGGTGCTTTCCTACAAAGATTCGCTTCAGAATTGCCGCACAAACGCCGGCTGGAGAATCGCAACGTTGTTCTTGATAATGTTCGAAGGGGAGCGAAACAGGCCGGCAGAACTTACGCGGTGATGTATGATCTCTCCGGCCTGAAAGCTGGTGAAGTAAAGATTGTTCAAGAGGATTGGGCAACCCTCCGCAGGACGTTAAACCTGACAAAAGACAAAGCTTACCAACATCACGAGGGAAAACCTGTGGTGGCCGTGTGGGGTGTTGGTTTCGGCACGGAACTAAAACCCCGCGAGTATTCGCTCAAAGAGTGCCGCGAGCTGGTTGAATTTCTAAAAGCGGACGGTTGCAGTGTGATGCTAGGCGTCCCTACAGGGTGGCGTAAATTGGAACGAGACGCTAATTCCAATTCTAAACTTCACGAGGTTCTGCAACTGGCAGACATTGTGAGCCCTTGGACCGTGGGTCGCTATCGCAACCAGGAAGAGGTTGCCCGCCACGCAAAAGAATATTGGCGGATCGATAATCGTTGGTGCAAGCAGCGGGATCTGGATTACATGCCCGTTATCTTCCCTGGGTTCAGTTGGCACAACCTACATGGTGGCGATCTTGATCAAATTCCGAGGCAGAAAGGCGAATTTCTTTGGTCGCAAATCCTTGCGGTCAAGAAGGCACGCTGTGATATGCTTTACGTGGCAATGTTCGATGAAGTCGATGAAGGGACCGCGATCTTCAAATGCACGAATGATCCCCCGAGAGCTAATGGTGGTAAGCTCATCGACTATGAAGGGCTGCCGAGCGACTTCTACCTCGACTTGGTCGGCAAAGCGGGGAAGGTTTTGCGGGGCGAAATCCCACAGACGAAAGAGATCCCGTAAACTCTTGATCTCTTGAAGCCCATCGACGGCCCAAATAGGGCATCTTATCTCTTGGAGTAAAGTATGCGTAAAGGATCACTGAAACTGCTGTTCCTCTGGGTCATTCTAATCGCAACAGACGCGTCAATAGTTTTCGGGGACGCAGACGGCAGGCGTCCGAACATTGTGTTCATCTTTTCCGATGACCACGCGCCTCATGCCATCGGCGCCTACGACGGTTGGTTAAAATCCATCAATCCCACGCCTAACATCGACCGGCTGGCCTCAAGGGGGATGCTGTTCGAGAAGAGCTTCTGCACGAACTCGCTCTGTGGACCCAGCCGCGCGGTGATCCTGACCGGCAAGCACAGCCACATCAACGGTTTTACGAATAACTCGACGCGCTTCAATGGTGACCAGCAGACGTTTCCGAAGCTGCTACGAGCAGAAGGTTACCAGACGGCCATCTTCGGCAAGTGGCATCTGCAAAGCGATCCGCAAGGCTTCGATGTGTGGAAGATTCTCCCCGGGCAAGGGCTCTACTATAACCCCGACTTTTTGACGCCTGAAGGCAAGACACGCGTTGAAGGCTACTGCACGGACATCGTTACGGACATGACACTTGAGTGGCTAACGAAAGAGCGGGATAAGGACAAGCCGTTCATGGTGATGTGCCAGCACAAGGCTCCACACCGTTGCTGGATGCCACCACCAAGGTATCTCAATCTTTACGACGATATCGATATCCCTGAACCCGCTACGCTTTTCGATCAGTGGGAGGAGAACGCATCGCCGGCTCGCAAACAGGAAATGGAAATTGATCGGCACTTAGATCCTCACTATGACCTGTTCCTCAATCTCACGCCCGATTTTTCTGGAGAAGCGATTCAGAAACGGCAGGATAAATCGGCGCTTGAAAACATAAAACGGTTTTCGCCCGAGCAACTCAAAGTTTGGAGAAAGGCTTACGGTCCTAAGGACGAAGCTTTTCATGCTCAAGACCTCAAGGGCAAGGACCTTATCAGGTGGAAGTATCAGCGATACGCGAAAAACTATCTCCGCTGCATTAAGGGTGTGGATGATTGCGTCGGCAGAGTCGTGGCGACCTTAGAGAAGAACGGGTTGGCTGAAAACACGGTTGTGATCTATTCGTCTGACCAAGGTTTTTTCGTGGGTGACCACGGCTGGTATGACAAACGTTGGATGTACGAAGAATCGCTGCAGATGCCTCTCATCGTGAGCTGGCCCGGCCAGATCGAGACTGGTTCGAATTGCCAAGCGATGGTTCAGAACTTGGACTACGCCGAGACCTTTCTCGAACTCGCCGGAGCGTCCGTTCCGGACGACATGCAGGGTGCCTCGCTCGTGCCTTTGCTTAAAGGAGAGACTCTCAAGGCGTGGCGCGACAGCATTTACTATCACTACTACGAGCACCCTTCATTCCATATGGTCGCGCGGCATTACGGGATTCGCACCGAGCGATACAAGCTGATGCACTTCTACGAGGTGGGTGAGTGGGAGTTTTATGACTTGCTAGAAGACCCCGATGAACTGACCAACCAATATGGAAATACCGCTTACGCTGCAATCATCGGGCAACTGAAACTACAGTTGGCCGATCTCCGTGCCCGCTACAAGGACGAGACAGGTGTCTCTGTGGTAGGGAAGTAACACGATTCATCTCGCGTACAGAAAACTTCGACAGTACTGGTCAAATCGAAATGAAGTTTTGGATCTATTGCTGTTTGTTGCAGGTTGCGGTGGCCAGCCTCTCATACGACTGTCCTGCAGAAACGCAGCAGCCAAACGTTCTGTTCTTCGCCTTGGACGATCTCAATGACTGGGTTGGTCCCTTAGCGCACCGTCAGGCGGTCACGCCGAATATGGATCGCCTAGCGAGCAGAGGCGTTACGTTTACTAACGCCCATACCGCGGGAATCTTCTGCGCACCTTCCCGCTCGGCCATTTTCACTGGGCAGCACGCGCATAACACAGGTTGCTACACGACTCAGGTTTATTTCCACCACCGTCCTGAGATTACTCCGCTGCAGCAGGTGCTGCAGGAGGCAGGTTATGCGACCTATGGTGCTGGCAAACTCTTTCATCACCCGGCTGGTTTTATTGATCGGCGTGGCTGGGATGAGTTTTTCTTGCGAAGCGAAGATCTCAAGCAGCGGGGGTGGCCGTTGGATAGCTGGACAGTCGACAGCCCTGCCCTGCCCCAGCCTTATCCGAACAGCATCTTCAATCACGATCGGGCTCCTGCGAACGGATTCTTTCTTGAGTGGGGAAAGGTACCCAATGAAAAAGAAGAACTGATGGCGGACACCATCCGCACGAACTGGGCATGCGGACTCTTGAAGCGAAGACATGATCAGCCGGTATTCGTGGCGGTTGGACTCTACACTCCTCACTTTCCGAATTACGCTCCAGCAAAGTACTTTGATCTTTACGATCCTAAGAAGATCGAGCTGCCAGCCTACCGTGCCGACGACTTGGAAGACCTACCGCCGAAGGTGCGTAAAGCGAAAGAGGCACGAGCAGCACATCACAAACGCCTAGAAAGTCTAAATGCGGTCGACGACGCGATCCACGGA
The genomic region above belongs to Lacipirellulaceae bacterium and contains:
- a CDS encoding efflux RND transporter permease subunit, with translation MIRWFTKNGIAANFLMLGILVAGAYTLFFEIPLEVSPARDFESVRIEMEYRGATAKDVERAILIPIEEVLEAIDGIETINADAGRGNARFWIEAVPGTDVRSLMDDITAQIDTITTFPDETERPRISIPDTSNWWEVLSIAVTGPLSPRELREVARRVQQDVLALPGVSRATVMGDRRYEISVEVKPDKLLSYGLSFQDLATAIRQFSIDLPAGAIDSASGTFVIRTRGQAYNEFDFRQVPIRAADGAELLLGEVATINDGFEEGEKRVTFNGKPALFVEVLRTGKGSAIQISDQVREYVRNSGSRFPDGISLFVWDDESIAIRGRLSTLVRSLLQGGILVMIFLGLFLRPALAFWIVIGIPVGFAGGLILMPWFGITANLMSLFGFIIVVGIVVDDAIVTGENIYQKIKDGVPPMEASIEGTVEVATPVTFGALTTIVAFIPLLFFDGMWGDYARQVPPIVGPVLLFSLIESKLILPSHLKHLRREPRRNFFARLQASIAGGLETFIQRVYQPTLDFAVHHRASVTAAFVSAGLLMAGYCMSGRMKFVAFPQVDTQRISCDLDMPNDTPLETTQRYMDRIEAAVHQLKEEYVDPGNGEPIVQNISKLVGAARLHRDYDKSRGAIRFEVLQPSLRTAPGPKNSELVTRWSELVGPIPEASEFRIRADSGIRHDRDYDSENLNLELRGPSSPEKAEVARAMRKILQEYDAFARTWANVNYGQDELELTLKPQAAELGLTQQLLAQQIRQAFFGEEAQRLQRGVDDIRVMVRLPREYRDSLHTLDRLRIRTPRGADVPLSTVASIAFKKAPSHVQRKDGDEILRVGGQPRDETVDVLGIAEEIGPRFDALCAPHNLTYRYIGYVAEAEEARKNTIVGSSLLAFVLYGLLAIALKSMGQPFFVMLAVPFAIIGALLGHIILDITPSYLSIFGMLALAGVSVNDTLVMVDYVNRRKREGATLRQAALEAGGRRFRPIMLTSITTFVGLMPLLMDNSLQAQFLIPMAVSLSFGVMFATIVTLFLIPCSLLLADDCRRLLTKAGNWYLRPFHSTSTRATAEIRA
- a CDS encoding carboxypeptidase-like regulatory domain-containing protein — encoded protein: MFLGCSDSKFEYAPVTGSVKLDGQPVSGARVVFMPQASGDSREAGPYSNGETDEQGNFQLSSVATDPREGAVVGNHRIVISTRKTHLDPENRDIEIVDSPETIPRPYTNYQKTPLTFEVSTDGKNEANFDLDGELGKRPKNRR
- a CDS encoding DUF1559 domain-containing protein, whose protein sequence is MDQRRPSQTIRNKAAFTLVELLVVIAIIGVLVGLLLPAVQSAREAARRIQCTNQLKQLALAIMNHESAKREFPPGGVAYGRYGFTNANDIPFECKSFDCNGTNWGVEILPYLEQQSLYDLYDHEETNFEVGDPNGNGKINQKVRDTRLEQMLCPSDAFANEWGGALAASSYKAMAGVITENAVGGGWVNWTSPMGPNSNPPVDQVLQDLNFSRRGLLYSMGQPGMPAERLKNVVDGTSNTLLMGEYHWLGRSEPAFPAYWAVTQRWSNKAEAFADPLLRSADVELCLANMTTAPLWSCNRAFGSTHAGNGGNWAKIDGSVTFISWSLDGAVYEALATIAGEELVNLSDL
- a CDS encoding PEP-CTERM sorting domain-containing protein (PEP-CTERM proteins occur, often in large numbers, in the proteomes of bacteria that also encode an exosortase, a predicted intramembrane cysteine proteinase. The presence of a PEP-CTERM domain at a protein's C-terminus predicts cleavage within the sorting domain, followed by covalent anchoring to some some component of the (usually Gram-negative) cell surface. Many PEP-CTERM proteins exhibit an unusual sequence composition that includes large numbers of potential glycosylation sites. Expression of one such protein has been shown restore the ability of a bacterium to form floc, a type of biofilm.), which translates into the protein MLARTFKLSLVTAFIVATFTVTETSNAQDVYRFRLDGNWTDVTDGTSPGWGLNPNNGPGNPPGSLPGPGDETRVNFGNNTVTVDSDVPDVLRLRIGVDESGIVDVNNGGVLTATEDIHVGNNGFDVVATMNVNDGGEVNVGRILWVARDLVGTNSLGLLNINTGGTVNVASHLWWGVFQQGEINISGTLNQTGGILGLGTLNAVDPSLGTATVNILSGGSLNLNNIDAGEVSGSPRLGSIQDGSVIDIQGTGELTLPGNFEAVIQNYVDANKIIGNGVNGAVDINVVLLPGGPGDFDNDDDIDGADFLAYQRDTNVGDLSDFTDNYGAGSLEMTVVTAQAPAVASVPEPSAVVLLFGSLLTATCVRKRSS
- a CDS encoding sulfatase-like hydrolase/transferase, encoding MITAAVPKLFFLLSLYLALVTTAFGDVPMPNVARPNIVLILVDDMGYGDPACFNSESKIPTPNIDTIAQAGMRFTDAHAPGPLCHMSRYGLLTGRYPFRTDVTIWPKKPLVAPGQTTLASLAKQEGYATAMVGKWHLGFDEQGYDRPLRGGPVDCGFDRFFGIRASTDIPPYFYIRDDQAVSPPTEYIAASNSEDWSPIQGKFWRAGGIAPDLQLEDVLPRFTDEAIAAIKGHQERSTSVDQPLLLYLAYPAPHTPWLPDEEFLGKSGAGTYGDFVAMVDAEIGRVLKALDEANMAEDTLLVFTSDNGPAWRAKDVARFGHESAGKFRGMKGDAWEGGHRMPMIVRWPGRIEPNTTSDQLVCFTDFLATFADVMGTQLPVRAGPDSVSFLPALLGRSGDHNAMRQQLVIQAGSLPSMMTIRHGAWKLITQLGSGGFTKPKYISPQPDGPNGQLYNLEVDPGEADNLYQAHPEKVAQLASQLEEAVDKEASGTQRAIEGDVVDSSTLTGKVICGYQGWFNCEGDGADLGWFHWARGEELTPETVKVDLWPDVSEFDADELFATGFKHADGSSAKVFSSRNQKSVARHFRWMQQYGIDGAFLQRFASELPHKRRLENRNVVLDNVRRGAKQAGRTYAVMYDLSGLKAGEVKIVQEDWATLRRTLNLTKDKAYQHHEGKPVVAVWGVGFGTELKPREYSLKECRELVEFLKADGCSVMLGVPTGWRKLERDANSNSKLHEVLQLADIVSPWTVGRYRNQEEVARHAKEYWRIDNRWCKQRDLDYMPVIFPGFSWHNLHGGDLDQIPRQKGEFLWSQILAVKKARCDMLYVAMFDEVDEGTAIFKCTNDPPRANGGKLIDYEGLPSDFYLDLVGKAGKVLRGEIPQTKEIP